A window of the Pseudomonadota bacterium genome harbors these coding sequences:
- a CDS encoding gas vesicle protein GvpG, translating into MFLIDDIVLAPMKGILWIFKGINDAVEEERANEAGDITAKLSELYILLETGQMTEAQFDAEEKVLLDRLDAIKERVENMEDEESE; encoded by the coding sequence ATGTTCCTGATTGACGACATTGTTTTGGCACCTATGAAAGGCATCTTATGGATATTCAAGGGAATCAATGATGCAGTGGAAGAAGAACGGGCGAACGAGGCCGGGGACATCACTGCCAAGCTTAGCGAACTCTATATATTGCTGGAGACAGGACAGATGACGGAGGCGCAATTCGATGCCGAAGAAAAGGTCCTCCTTGACCGTCTCGATGCCATTAAAGAAAGGGTTGAAAATATGGAGGATGAGGAATCTGAGTAA